The Oscillospiraceae bacterium genome has a window encoding:
- the thpR gene encoding RNA 2',3'-cyclic phosphodiesterase, translating into MRLFVAVHFSPEIKTVLLSAIEDLRRQSAGNFTRPENLHLTLVFIGESDRISEAKNALSAVQSAPFELTVGGAGKFGDLWWAGIDKNPALNTLAASVRAELTKRNFDIDPKPFRAHITLARELREKNIKLDVSPAAMTVSRISLMRSDRINGKLTYTEVFGKPLDGIG; encoded by the coding sequence ATGCGCCTATTTGTCGCCGTCCATTTTTCCCCGGAGATCAAAACCGTTTTGCTCTCTGCCATTGAAGACCTGCGCCGTCAAAGCGCGGGCAATTTCACACGCCCCGAAAACCTGCATCTGACTTTGGTTTTCATCGGCGAGAGTGACCGCATCTCCGAGGCCAAAAACGCACTCTCCGCCGTTCAAAGCGCACCGTTCGAGCTGACCGTCGGCGGGGCGGGGAAGTTCGGCGACCTCTGGTGGGCGGGTATCGACAAAAACCCAGCGCTAAACACACTTGCAGCTTCGGTGCGCGCCGAACTCACCAAACGAAATTTCGATATTGACCCGAAACCGTTTCGGGCGCATATCACCTTAGCCCGGGAATTGCGCGAAAAGAACATCAAATTGGACGTCTCGCCCGCCGCTATGACGGTCAGCCGCATCTCCTTAATGCGTTCCGACCGCATCAACGGCAAGCTTACCTATACCGAAGTTTTCGGAAAGCCGCTTGACGGCATCGGATAA
- a CDS encoding bifunctional UDP-sugar hydrolase/5'-nucleotidase gives MKKRIFSTLFCLLLLPLLFSGCSSGPELPNREIAVLFTNDVHCAVDDAIGYAGVAAYRSELESAGIETILVDVGDAIQGAPIGAFSKGENIISIMNALGYAAMVPGNHEFDYGVDNLVALSKEADFPFVSLNLVDSATGETVFEPYTVVEYAGVKIAFIGVSTPKTLTSSAPTYFMDENGNYIYNFMQDEDGGKLWAAVQNTVESAKKADADYVVALTHLGIDESASPYLSTELITHTTGIDAVLDGHSHSVIECDLVKNADGKEVALSSTGTELEYIGVLTVKTDGSIETSLAVTEEKDAGITALIDSIKQESDALLNAVAAHLNTNLEIIDPTTGVRVIRTAETNLGDLCADAYRAAGDADLAFANGGGIRAALNAGDVTYGDILAVQPFGNKLCKIIVTGQEILDALEYGVSKVPAEFGGFLQVSGLTFTYDPNVPSTVITDENGMFTGISGARRVVSVMIGDEQLDPAKEYTLVGTNYTLKSCGDGYTMFADNEILLDEFIDDYTALTDYISGGCGGNAAQYAEVYGGDRIIAK, from the coding sequence ATGAAAAAACGCATTTTTTCCACGCTGTTCTGTCTTCTCCTCTTGCCACTCCTGTTCTCCGGCTGTTCCTCCGGACCCGAACTCCCAAACAGAGAAATCGCCGTGCTCTTCACGAACGACGTACACTGTGCCGTCGACGATGCGATCGGATACGCGGGTGTCGCTGCATACAGATCCGAACTCGAGTCCGCCGGTATCGAAACGATACTCGTCGATGTCGGCGATGCAATCCAGGGCGCTCCGATCGGCGCGTTTTCAAAAGGCGAGAATATTATCAGTATCATGAACGCGCTGGGTTATGCGGCCATGGTACCCGGCAATCACGAGTTCGACTACGGAGTGGACAACCTCGTCGCTTTATCCAAAGAAGCGGATTTCCCGTTTGTCTCGCTCAATCTTGTCGATTCCGCGACCGGCGAAACGGTCTTTGAGCCCTATACCGTCGTGGAATACGCCGGCGTAAAAATCGCATTTATCGGCGTTTCGACTCCGAAAACCCTGACGTCCTCGGCCCCGACATATTTCATGGACGAAAACGGCAATTACATCTATAATTTTATGCAGGATGAGGACGGCGGCAAACTCTGGGCCGCCGTTCAAAACACGGTCGAATCCGCCAAAAAAGCCGACGCAGATTATGTCGTTGCGCTGACGCATCTCGGTATCGACGAATCCGCCTCTCCCTATCTCTCAACCGAACTGATCACCCACACCACGGGAATTGACGCAGTGCTTGACGGACACTCGCACTCGGTAATCGAATGCGATCTCGTGAAAAATGCGGACGGCAAAGAAGTCGCGCTGTCCTCGACCGGAACCGAGCTGGAATATATCGGCGTTTTGACGGTCAAAACAGACGGCAGCATCGAGACTTCGCTTGCGGTGACCGAAGAAAAAGACGCCGGAATTACGGCGCTGATCGACAGCATCAAGCAGGAATCGGATGCCCTTCTCAACGCTGTTGCCGCACATCTTAATACGAATTTAGAGATCATCGATCCGACGACCGGTGTACGTGTCATCCGGACCGCCGAGACGAATCTCGGCGATCTGTGCGCCGACGCTTACCGCGCGGCGGGAGACGCAGACTTGGCTTTTGCGAACGGGGGCGGGATCCGCGCCGCTCTAAACGCGGGCGACGTGACCTACGGCGATATTCTCGCGGTTCAGCCGTTCGGGAATAAACTGTGCAAAATCATTGTGACCGGTCAGGAGATTCTGGACGCGCTTGAATACGGCGTCAGCAAAGTCCCGGCGGAATTCGGCGGTTTTCTACAGGTGTCCGGACTTACTTTTACCTACGATCCCAACGTCCCGTCAACCGTTATAACCGATGAAAACGGTATGTTTACCGGCATCTCCGGAGCGCGCCGCGTCGTCAGCGTGATGATCGGCGATGAGCAGCTTGACCCCGCAAAGGAATATACGCTCGTCGGCACCAACTATACCCTGAAAAGCTGCGGCGACGGCTATACGATGTTCGCCGACAACGAAATTCTGCTGGACGAGTTTATCGACGATTATACCGCTCTGACCGATTACATCAGCGGCGGCTGCGGCGGTAACGCCGCACAGTATGCCGAAGTTTACGGCGGAGACAGAATCATCGCAAAATAA